The Theileria parva strain Muguga chromosome 1, complete sequence, whole genome shotgun sequence DNA window AACAAACTCAAAGATCTCAGAAATGTCGACCATGTTCTCATCAACTCCCGCCCCCAAAATCCTCATAATTAAgaaattatgaatttaaacAGTTGTAATCTTtcctttttatttatttttgttatatATTACCTTGATATGTTATtctttaattatttgaaaagtTCTGTGTTAAACGTTACAcataacattatttttcataaattcATGGGTTAAAAGGTAGTATTTATCTCAGATAAATAGTATACAAATTGATTGTCTAGAATGCAAATTTTAGCAGGGAAAATCAGGTAAATTACATTGGAaggaaataatttatcataataaATCAGTAAGAAAAGTAAagaattttttttaattaaatatttaggtgaaataagtttaaaagaATTGAAAATATATGGTTAGTGTGgaattaaatgaaaattgtTCATAGTCTATGATACAGTTGTTATCATACTGTTTTTTGGTATAATGTAGGGTGTGGATTCTATATTCTAACCATAATACCATTGACCTAGTTTAATCgcttttttattaaatttaatgtacATCGggattttatttaattcggttaattttacctcGTCCGATTAACttttagaattttaaactattatcACGGATcatactttaaattaacacAGATTCTATTTAATCATCTTGTTCAGCTTATTTGCAGTATTTTTCAACCGATTTTcgtttaatttactaaaatatttaaataaagaaGTGTATGAACTGTTTATTTGAAGATGTCGACGGAACCAGTTGAAACCGAGCTTAACAATAAGCACGAATCACATTTGgatgaaaatgatttgTCAAATTCAGACATTGTCACCAAATATCGCACTGCCTCAAATATAGCTAACGCTGCTCTAAAGAATGTTCTAGCAGCTGTTAAGCCAGGTATAATTCTCTtcatagttatttacaccTCTTATATTAACAAAAATCTTTATCTACAACTGATTAGGAGTGTCTGTGAAATCTTTGTGTGAAGTGGGAGATGCCACTATGTTGGAGGAGACCAACAAGTTGTACAATAAGAAGGAACATGGCAGAAAGGTATTTTCAACAGTTTCCAAATATTGATTAGGTTGATAAAGGAGTTGCATTTCCCACTTGTGTTTCAGTTAACGAGTTAATTGACTACTTTTCACCCATGGACGACTCACTAACCGTCAAGGAGGGTGATGTTGTTAAAGTGTAAGTTCATTTCATAGATACAATAAATCGGATTTAACTAGTTGTACaattgtttaataatattgtagcACTTTGGGGTGTCATATTGATGGTTATGTTGGACTGGTTTCACATACTGTTTATGTTGGTGAAACAGTCAAGGGGAGGGCTGCCGATGTCCTTAAGGCGGCTTGGTTGTGCTGCGAGGCAGCACTTAGGAAGCTTAAGACCGGTGTTTCAAGCCACGAAGTGTCAAAGGTGATAGAAAAGGTTGCCGCTGAGTTTAACTGTACTCCCCTGATTGGCTTTTACAGCCACGAGCTTAAGAGGCACGTGGTGGAAGGAGCTAGGTACTTTTCAGGAAGCACCAAGCTTGAGGATAAGACTGAGCCCATAACATTCGGGACTAAGGAAGCCTACTCCTTGAACGTAGTGTTGACTACGGGAGACCACAAGCCTAAAACCACGGAACTTCCCACTACTGTGTACAGAACTGACGTCCAGAACAGGTATACACTCAAAACTTCACTGGGAAGGTCCTTCATGTCCCAAGTCAACTCCAAGTTCCCTGCCTTCCCCTTCCACCTCAAGTCATTTGAGGATGAAAGGGCACTCAAGGTAGGACTTCAGGAGTCACTGAGGCATAACCTCCTGAAGCCATACTTTGTAACCTCCGTTAAGCCCGGAGATGTTGTGGCTCACTTCAGGTTCACAGTACTCTTGTTACCAACCGGAACTAAGAAGATTTCCGGCCTACCCTTCGAACAACTTGATAAGTGCAACTCAGAACTTTCAGTTAAGGATCAAGACCTACTCACGCTCCTATCAGTACCTTATTATCCCATTTATCCTTAGATTACTGTTAATTAGTGGTTTAATAATGAATGTAACAGGCTCCGGTGAATCCTAAGAAGAAAAAGGCAACTAAGGAGGAGGAATCATCTTGATTCAATTTAACGATTTTAGTCACTATAATGTTGTCATTCTAGAAACATTATATtctattaatattattatgttaaattattaaaataataataaaatgacAGACAAATGAACGAGATTGGGTCCTTTTGGTTTATAAtgtcaaatatttaaaccTTGTTGGGTGCTGATGTGTAAGTGCCAAGTGTCATAACGTAAGTGAAATCGTCATGTTCCTCAACATCGAGTTCCTAAGAGTATGTTTTTTGTGTTTTTTGTCAGTAATTTACCTGGTACAAAGATAATTCTATCTAAAAAGTGATttataaatgaaaattacGTAACTCTGACCGAAACcaatttaaacatttacacatttatccCAAATTGATAAATGTTATTCTAAATGAGTCTGAATAACTCTAGACCTGGAATTAACACCCAAACTCATCATATCTCACAAGtaacttattttatccCTTTTTTACTAAcgttaattattaattaacagttagttttttctaaataacagtattttttatttaatcaggtaaatattactaaaataatagtatcttaactatattttTGTCAATGTGTAagataatgataaaattaggGAAGGAGTGTAAGGGTAAGTGAGCCAAGTGAGCGAGTAACAAATAGAAGAATGGCAACTCAAGTTATTGAAATGAACAGTCGAGGTTATCCCACGGATAGGGTTAATTTTGAATCAGGAGAGACTACTCATACCTCAGTGGAACCAGTTGATCTTAACAGTAACCGAACAACCTTATCGCCCAGAAGTTATGACCCTGAAAATAACTCAGTGACTGTTAGGGAGTCAGACTTCATCCAGCAGCTCAATTTACACCGTATGACCCAATTACAAGCCGGAAACAGAGTTCAAAACTCTAGAGTTTGGAGTAAACTTGGGATAAAACACCCTAGAGTCTATGGAAAACTTTTCAGAATCTTGGCCTTACTTCTGTTGTTTATACTCATAGGAACTGCCACTTACTGGCTACTCGTTTTGGTGGTGGAGTTAACTGATAAAAAACTATCACCCAGTTTGATTACTTCTAAcaaaaaatctaaaaattacgGAGGAAATAATGGCTTAACAGGAGTGAATAATCAGACTGAGTTGAATGCCGTGGAATTAATGAATGTGATTGAGGAGCTTAGGAAAGAAATCCAAAAGTTGAAGGAGGTGTCGTATAAGAATTCTCTGGCCATAAACGGTTTATCCAATGGTGAGTACAAGGTGCCGGGATCTGAGGAGAGCCTTGAGTCAGCAAAACGTACCAAGTTCGGAAAGGGATCAGCCGCCGTTAACATGAACTCTTATGGACACAGGCAAGATATGAAGTTTGCCAAGAAAAGGGATGAAGACTCTGAATTCGTACCAGACATTATAGAATACCAGGCAAACATATCACAACAATCTTGAAATCTATCATAAtctatttttttataaagaattttatatttttaatgtattttacgttttagtattttatttagtaaaatgaagttaatttttaaaattgataaatttgtaatattgtaaaaaatgtcgTCTGATTCCGACGGGTTTGATTTACACATCCAGGCCCTGGAGGAatggtataaaaatttgagtAGTGAATCAAAAAGCGATCTTTCACTTATCAAATACAAAGTTCcttatatttaataataatttactcgTTAATATATGAATGTGTAGGATTTACCGAAGGATAAGgagaaatattataaaaccATAGAATCCTATAAAGAAAAGTGTTTAGCTCTTTGTTTAGTTGGAAACGTGTCATTCATTAATTCAGTAATAGACTCCCCCTTGTTTAAAGTACCTTTTAATTCGAATTCTTGATTgatttactaattatatattaagaataataatgaattaGGGTTTATGCATATCGTTTTTCGATAAGTATTACAAGGATAAGTACGAGCCTCTtctaatatttaaatttctaATTTCTAAGTTAAAGGTTTGTAGTAACCCATTGACTTCTATTAACATGTTGACTTAGCCAACAGTTGAACATTcttacattaaaattactccTCTCAAGAAAGGTgaatactattttaaacttttaaggtattattaaaacacaatttatttttttagagCCTTTCAAACGTTTAAGGCCCACTTTGATCTCATGACAATGGTACTTTAAAATCTTATAATATATGCCAGATTTTCGTCTGTATATGCCGTAATAATGGAATTTGTTCGAGAATCGTTTGCAAATATCCCTCAAATTTCAACCTACGtactaataaaaattaataatgatgtttagaatttataaagaataaagtaaattttatcGCATATTGATTGATACAGGGAGTTTGGTGTGAGTTTTTTGACACAAAGGAAAGATTCTGGAAGTATGTAGATTTTTCAGGGCCAAAATTCGATATCTCAACTTATTCATACTCTGATTCACCCAAATCAGAGGACAAATCGGACCTAAATAGGGCAACTAAGAAACTTAGAActgaaaatgtaaatagAAATTCTAACGGAGTATCAAAAGATCGTGAGATATCTTTTGAAAATAACTCTGAAACATCTTATAAGggttatttatacattcAAAGGGGTAGAAAGATGTTCATATATAACATGAATAACAAGTTGGAGGTCAAGGCCATTGTGGTGTTCCCAAGctataactataaaatcAGCAGAATGTTACGTGTAAAGGACTTTCCATTTGAACTTGTTAACGCAGCCCACTCACTCAAAGTTTCCatcataaataataaaaattatggTACTATCGGActcaataaaaatttattcattttaagTTGTAACATATGTGGAATAGTGTCGGAGATAACACCAAAATACGTCCAagagtattttttaccataaattatatttaatatgtAAGTAAGTTAATAATCTTTGTATTAGGTGTCTGTTATATCAGAGGAGAAGCTCTTTCATCGAATGGTTTGACGAATTTCTGTTAAGTTTAAACCAGAGGAGAATACGCCGTCTCACAAGTTCATTTGATAAATCTGGGTTCGACTCTTTTAATTTGGCTGAAAGACTTGACATTCACGTAATCAACGCAAATATGTTGGAAAGGGTTGATGCCAAgcttataaatattttgaaGAAAACATATCCCATCCCAAGATCAAAGGTCCATTTCACTAACCACCCCATTTATGTACTTAAATCACAGGTAACCATATCTAACCtcttattaataatttagataaaGAAAAACTTTATTCTTAAGGAGAATAGTGTTCCTATAACCAGTTTTGGGGATGACTCAGTATATCTAAAAGAGAATTTGGTAGAAATTAAGACGAAACTGGGCTGGCACAAGGAAAACAGAAGAGTTATTTCGGGCTCAAATCCAGTTCACACAACACATTCAAGACATGTATTTACTTTTGTTATTGaatataattgttttagAAAGTTTCCGAGTATTACAGTATTGATCAGACTGAAGAGTTAAAACAGGAACACATTGACCAAATAGACAGATTTACTATCAACTTAACTGGAAACgtataatagttaaaatttatacctATACAATATTGTTTAGAGGCACGTACCTGAGAACAGTGTGTATATAAAGAGCGAGTATTACGAGAATTTGGAGAACATTTGTAAGAGGAACAAGATATTTTTTAAGAGGGCTTTCTCCTCATTTCATTACGAAGATGGGTCTGTGAAGGCCAAAATCAACGGAGTGTTGATTAGAGCAAGTGACCTCCAGTCATTTTTAAAGCTGTACGATGGTATCTTAATTGATTCATTAGTTATGTGTAGAGTACATAGAATCGATTTCCGAGAATGAGTTGTATGAGGAGCTAGAAAATAGCCGtaaattttggaaaaaCGTATTCAAAACACTTTTAAACACACCTCCAGTAAATAAACCCAAAACTCACAGAGATTTAAGAACTAAAATCAACTCCGAGACTGATaagtttttaaatcaaCTAAACTAGTTGCCCTGTACACCATCCGCgttatacacatttattataacatgactatgttatattatataatatataaaagtaTGTAATATGTGTGAtattgtaataatattgtgcGAAATGATGATAAGACCagaattgtgtaaaaatcaATGGGGAGGAATAATTGTGGTGTTCTCCCCATCAGATATAGGGATAATTATCCTCAGTTGGAATTCATCCAAATAACAACTAAAATACCAACTAGTTGATAGTGATGATGAAGTTTGTTACATTGGCTTTCGTAGCTGCTCTGACTTCTGGTATCTATGTATCAGCAGCTGAATTAGACTTGAGGAAATTGGGATTTGTCCTATACGGTAAACACGGTGAAGGTGATAAAACCGCAGTTGAAGTCGGTGTATGTCCTCTTGGTGATCTTCCTGATACCGTTTTCCTCCATAAAACTTTCAAGAAGGGAGACAATTTCTTCACTTGGGTCAGACCAGTTCATAACAAGGTAACTAAAGTTGTATCTGGAAGTCACCTGGTATGGGAGGCAGCAGCATCCACAAAGGAAGTGCTCTTGGACCTGCACTTTTTCGGTAAACCAGCTGGTAAGAAGTTTGTACACCTAGAACTTCTACACCACTTGGGAGGTGCAGTTCATGTATTCCTTTTATTCGATGGCACCGCCGCTGCAAAGGTGCTTAGCATGGCTGCCTTTGTAGCTGGTGTGCACGCCTTAGTTCCAGGACTTCACGAACTTGAAGGTGTTCCAGCACATCATCTCGTAAGCGCATTAGCACTTCATGCAGCTGCCTAAACCAAAGATTATGTTTAGGAgctaatatttaaataaatcgTTAAGTATTAAACAACCAGGACTTTTGTTTAATACTGTGTAAAAACACATCAATTTAGTCCTATCACTACActaatacacattatatatagAATAATCCATACATTGTATATTAAGcattaaaatgtgttggTGAAAGATAAAAGCGACAGTACAATTAAAAGAGCCTCTTCTGTTCTTATGGTTCTTGATTTCTGCTGATTACAAAAgttgaaatatttatcaaatttctTTTCAGGTTCTTGCATTACGTGTTCCAAACCCAAGACTGGGCCGAAGtatattaacatatttctaataaaatattatggTTGTTTTATAGAGATTTAATTAATGGGTAATAATTAGATAATACTTGAATTTGGGAAGTTTGGTATTTAAGGAGTATAATTCTCCACGCTCACTGGTACCAACTTTAAGATCGTAACGAgcattttcattaaatgGGCATCCTTTTAATGACTCAACCACAGTGTTGCATTCCCTAACAATATATCCCCAATACAACCCTAAGAAAccaattattttacctatcatttaataataactaATGGATAAATAAATGGATTTTGTGGAAAGTACCTGCAACTTTAAGAGGTTCTTCAGGATGTACCAGATACGCAGAAAGTGAACCAGTTTCACTCTGACTTAAGGATTTTCCCTCTTTCCAGTTTTTATGGCACTTATCAATAGATTCATCGTCTAGACGTACGGTGACTCTTTGGTAAACATCGTAATCCTCATCTGTCATGTATTCGATTCCGTAAAACTCCTTTAAATCCTCCTTGTTGTGGATTTTAACACTTGAAAATACTCCACAATCAGCGTACAAAGTTGTGTTAGTACTATCTTTCCTTATTAGTCCAACAACTCCCTCccttaaaattacatattCAGGGTTAGAGATACCTGTATGGAAGCCACTCAGTAGAGCGTAGATGGTGAGGAGCATTAATAGGGTTTTGTAACCCAGCGAATTTTAAAGCTAAAAAAGCATTATTAGTATAgaaatatgtgtatataaatacatgaatgtgtaaaataccgTTATCCATGGGAAACAAAAACTTTCTGAGGTATTGAGGTGTCTCCAAATACCTCAAATTTAGAGAAAAATACTCCATCCAGTTTGAACTCTTATCATCtaacaattataatagTTTGTAATTATACCTAGATCATTGTATAGAACAACCTCATTAACTCCGTAAATGGTCAGTGTCCTGGCAATATTGCCTATCACGTATGCCCTCAAATCATCGGACTATATTAAGATATATCACCGTATACTAAAGGTTTTATAGAATGTTATGAGTATAACCAACTTGTATGTTTTCCATTATAGAAACTGGGAGTGCTACTGAAATAGTGTAATCTCTTGGTTTTCCAAGGAACGGAATCCTCTAAGTGATGAATGagtgaaataataaataaatacctGAGGAATCTCCTTAAACAGCCTAACATAGTTCaaattatacttattaGTATCCTTTTTAGGCCTTTTATTTTCCTTCAAAACCTTGTTGTCAGTAACATTATCTAAATTCTTGTTCGATAGTTCAACGTGTATGTTACCTAAAAACATGGCAATTCAACAAATCAGTTTAAGTTAATtcaaaatatgtaaaaatacttttatGCTTTTTCCGTTTCTTTTCAGGCCTAGGAGTGTTTGttttaatgtttataaAGGTAGAATCCTGCTCATCATCCATATTTTAGATAATTAAACTAAACTAAATTACACacaaatcattaaaatgCTGATGgaacaaaaataaaacataaatcttctttaacataattatgtatagtaaatGTTACAACAATTATTGAGATTCCCCAATCTTTAAAATTGGTTCttcaatttattgaaaataagTTAACAATTTGCCAAAAGcttagtaaaataatataaaataatacgATGGATTATAAAGAGAATGTGTAGGATTAAACTGGATACAATGTGTAACACAATTGGTCTGTGGAGAGTGAAGGACCAGCCGCTCCAACTGTAGTCG harbors:
- a CDS encoding putative integral membrane protein, giving the protein MSLNNSRPGINTQTHHISQGRSVRVSEPSERVTNRRMATQVIEMNSRGYPTDRVNFESGETTHTSVEPVDLNSNRTTLSPRSYDPENNSVTVRESDFIQQLNLHRMTQLQAGNRVQNSRVWSKLGIKHPRVYGKLFRILALLLLFILIGTATYWLLVLVVELTDKKLSPSLITSNKKSKNYGGNNGLTGVNNQTELNAVELMNVIEELRKEIQKLKEVSYKNSLAINGLSNGEYKVPGSEESLESAKRTKFGKGSAAVNMNSYGHRQDMKFAKKRDEDSEFVPDIIEYQANISQQS
- the D2Wsu81e gene encoding putative RNA methyltransferase family protein, coding for MDDEQDSTFINIKTNTPRPEKKRKKHKSNIHVELSNKNLDNVTDNKVLKENKRPKKDTNKYNLNYVRLFKEIPQRIPFLGKPRDYTISVALPVSIMENIQSDDLRAYVIGNIARTLTIYGVNEVVLYNDLDDKSSNWMEYFSLNLRYLETPQYLRKFLFPMDNALKFAGLQNPINAPHHLRSTEWLPYREGVVGLIRKDSTNTTLYADCGVFSSVKIHNKEDLKEFYGIEYMTDEDYDVYQRVTVRLDDESIDKCHKNWKEGKSLSQSETGSLSAYLVHPEEPLKVAGLYWGYIVRECNTVVESLKGCPFNENARYDLKVGTSERGELYSLNTKLPKFKNMLIYFGPVLGLEHVMQEPEKKFDKYFNFCNQQKSRTIRTEEALLIVLSLLSFTNTF
- a CDS encoding Rad4 beta-hairpin domain 1 family protein, translated to MSSDSDGFDLHIQALEEWYKNLSSESKSDLSLIKYKDLPKDKEKYYKTIESYKEKCLALCLVGNVSFINSVIDSPLFKGLCISFFDKYYKDKYEPLLIFKFLISKLKPTVEHSYIKITPLKKGEYYFKLLRAFQTFKAHFDLMTMIFVCICRNNGICSRIVCKYPSNFNLQFIKNKGVWCEFFDTKERFWKYVDFSGPKFDISTYSYSDSPKSEDKSDLNRATKKLRTENVNRNSNGVSKDREISFENNSETSYKGYLYIQRGRKMFIYNMNNKLEVKAIVVFPSYNYKISRMLRVKDFPFELVNAAHSLKVSIINNKNYGTIGLNKNLFILSCNICGIVSEITPKYVQECLLYQRRSSFIEWFDEFLLSLNQRRIRRLTSSFDKSGFDSFNLAERLDIHVINANMLERVDAKLINILKKTYPIPRSKVHFTNHPIYVLKSQIKKNFILKENSVPITSFGDDSVYLKENLVEIKTKLGWHKENRRVISGSNPVHTTHSRHKVSEYYSIDQTEELKQEHIDQIDRFTINLTGNRHVPENSVYIKSEYYENLENICKRNKIFFKRAFSSFHYEDGSVKAKINGVLIRASDLQSFLKLYDEYIESISENELYEELENSRKFWKNVFKTLLNTPPVNKPKTHRDLRTKINSETDKFLNQLN
- the PA2G4 gene encoding Metallopeptidase family M24 — translated: MSTEPVETELNNKHESHLDENDLSNSDIVTKYRTASNIANAALKNVLAAVKPGVSVKSLCEVGDATMLEETNKLYNKKEHGRKVDKGVAFPTCVSVNELIDYFSPMDDSLTVKEGDVVKVTLGCHIDGYVGLVSHTVYVGETVKGRAADVLKAAWLCCEAALRKLKTGVSSHEVSKVIEKVAAEFNCTPLIGFYSHELKRHVVEGARYFSGSTKLEDKTEPITFGTKEAYSLNVVLTTGDHKPKTTELPTTVYRTDVQNRYTLKTSLGRSFMSQVNSKFPAFPFHLKSFEDERALKVGLQESLRHNLLKPYFVTSVKPGDVVAHFRFTVLLLPTGTKKISGLPFEQLDKCNSELSVKDQDLLTLLSAPVNPKKKKATKEEESS